Proteins encoded together in one Myxocyprinus asiaticus isolate MX2 ecotype Aquarium Trade chromosome 9, UBuf_Myxa_2, whole genome shotgun sequence window:
- the LOC127446447 gene encoding uncharacterized protein LOC127446447, giving the protein MHLSSELSAKANLLASHQQQLGRLTTLMEKLVKSVQSLHRPAPESVSPVPQASQVPVIMPHSTVTANPHFAFPEKFDDTPTKCKGFLMQCSMFLAQQPSLYLTDDNTLKLLFRQGLNTDVQSELACRDEDRTLDQFIDLAIRIDNLIRSRRPNRFTSPLSQTNQPSDNAEPMQVGRTHLSTEERERRIRNHLCLYCGQVEHLRADCPTRLPQTHNRRWQR; this is encoded by the exons ATGCATCTGTCCAGCGAACTCTCTGCCAAAGCGAACCTACTGGCGTCTCACCAACAACAACTAGGCCGACTCACCACGCTAATGGAGAAGTTGGTGAAATCCGTACAGAGTCTCCATCGGCCCGCACCCGAATCCGTTTCCCCAGTGCCTCAAGCGAGTCAGGTACCAGTCATAATGCCTCACAGTACAGTGACTGCTAATCCACATTTTGCCTTTCCAGAAAAATTTGACGACACCCCAACCAAATGTAAGGGCTTTCTTATGCAATGCTCTATGTTCCTGGCTCAACAGCCCTCGTTATACCTGACTGATGATA ACACATTAAAACTGCTGTTTCGTCAAGGATTAAACACTGACGTGCAATCAGAGCTGGCCTGCCGTGATGAAGACAGAACCCTGGACCAATTCATTGACCTCGCTATTCGCATTGACAATCTCATTCGCTCCAGGAGACCTAACCGATTTACCAGCCCTCTCAGTCAAACGAATCAACCCAGTGATAACGCTGAACCCATGCAAGTCGGTCGAACTCATCTCTCCACAGAGGAGCGTGAACGCCGCATCAGGAATCATCTCTGTCTATATTGTGGCCAAGTGGAACATTTGAGAGCTGACTGCCCAACACGACTCCCTCAAACACACAATCGCAGG tggcagcgctAG